In the Nitrospinota bacterium genome, TCGGCACCAACTCCCTATCAGGGAGTATAGTCCTTTTATTCAGAGCACTTTACAAAATTAATGCTGCAATTACTGAAGATTGGCAGGGCGAGATCAAATTAGATGAGGCGAAGATAAAAGATACAACTATTGGAAAATTGATGAGCTCACCTCCACATTATATCGATTCTGATAGCATGATTGAACAAGTTATCAATAAAATGAACTCTTCAAGAGTTGGTTCCCTGCTCGTAAAAAAAGATGAAGTTTATGTTGGAATTATTACAAAAAATGACTTGATTCGAAAAGCCATTGCCCAGAAGCTCCCACGGGACTCCACCAAAGTTTCAGTTTTGATGACCACCTCTATATTATCTTTGGCAAGTGATACATCTTCTTTAGCAGCTTATGACTTTATGAAGAACAGACGCGTCAGGCATCTTGCTATTACTGAAAATGGTTCAATTGTGAGGGTTTTGTCTGTCAAAGACTTAATTCAAAGATGATTCCATCATTTAATAATTTGTTCACTTTCAGCTGGCAGGTTGTTGGCTGAGGATTAAAAAATCGTCGATGTATTTTTGTAATTCATCGGCGGCGTGCTGCCGCTGACGAGGCAGGGTGATGGCATCGACCTTTAAAATAATTTCTTTCCATTCCTGTTTCTTACGTTCAAGCTGTTTTTTAAAGGCTTCAGTCCAATGGGTTTCGGGTTGATGCATCCAGACATGCAGTTTTTCTTTTAAGTTATTTTTGGATCTTAAGAGTTGGGCCAGCTCGGCTTGAAATTTATTTCGGTTTTCAAGTTTGATTGCGGTCCACTCAAGGTCTGCCTTGACCCAACCGGCGATCTGTTCTTTCTGGTCCGGTTCCAGGTCTCCCATCCATTTCTCTAAAAGTCCATAAAACCATTTCAGGGTGGAGGCTTTAGCCTCATCGGCAGTCATTTTGGCCTGCTTGACCAACCAATCTTCTTTTTCTATAAACTCCTGTTCCATTTGCCGCACTTGCCTCTCTTCAACAGTAGACAGGAAAGCGACCAGATCCGGCTCAGCGTGATCCATTATTTTGTTCCAGAATAGTTTATGCTCGATGCGAATCCAATCGATATCCTCCCCTTTCAGTCCACGTTGATATCTGGATTTCAGTTGCGTAAGGTGTTCAGCCATTCCTGCCAACTCTGATTTTCGGTGCCAGTCCAGCAACCGGGCGATTCCCTTTTCCAGTTCTGAACGTTGCGGTTCGTTCAGATCGAAATAGGTGTCGAACCATTTGAGAAGAAACCAATCTGAATAGTTGTATAAAATTCGGGTCTTGCTGCAAGAGATTAAGATCGACAGCGAGAATATCAGAGCAATGATTTTTACGAGGATACCGGGTCTCATGCCTTAAACCATTGAGGAAAGTGGGTGTGTTTTCTATTTTACAAAGGGCAGGATGGTTTTGGAAGAGGATATCGCACATGACCTTGGAATATCAACAAAGCTTTTGATACTACCCTCCAATAAAAATGGCGATGATAACCAGGACAAAATCCGAAATGTCTCGAACAAATGATGCCAAGTCCATGCAGATCCCTCATGCCTGAAAGTCAATTATGTGATCGCAGGGTTGCAGGTGTTTCTATTTAGCCTGAGGCAAACTATCACTCAGGCGTTTAGCCATGACCCTTAAAATCGGCCTTAAGAATTTGGGTTTCTTGTTTAATAGATCATTGAATTCATCATGTGAAAATATTAGAAGTTCGCCGTGTGATAATGCTTTTACAGTTGCTGTTCGCGACTCACCAGTAATCAGACCCATTTCACCGAAAAATTCATTTGGCCTCAATGTGCCGATCAATCTTTTATTTCCTAAAGAGTCTAATTTTGATATTTCAAAATGCCCATCCAGTATTATGTAAAATGCATCGCTGATGCTTCCTTCTGCGAAAACCACATCCCCCTTCTTCACTCTTATGGACCTCATAACCTCTAAACCTCCAGTAAATAGATTTTTGTGAATAGTTTATCGTCACAATTAATAAAATGAATAGAGTCGATAGAACTAAATAAGGGTAATAAAATGGATGAAATTTCTAATGGAAGGGGGGTGGTCATGAACAAGATTTTTCTTTATTGCATAAAACGTCATTCCAGCATTGTTTCTCCAATTCATTTTCTTGAGAATATTGTTCCTGTGAGTATTTACAGTGCGGCGACTTAAATTCAGCAGTTCAGCTGCATCGTACGTAATACCCAACTCAAGAAGCTTTACAGCTTCAATCCAATCGCTTGAAAAACCGAATTTTAAATATGAATGCCCTGCTTCAACTATGTAAGAGAGAAAAGGAAGCCCCTCAATTTGGCCAGGGTGTGTGCGGAAATGGCTTGAACTTCGATTTTCCTCCAAGAATGAGGAGCCATATTCCCTCCACACACTCTGGTTATGATTTTTCCTACTTTTCGTAGAAACACCCCTGCTTTAATTATAGAATAGTGTTGCATTCATCAATTGAGCTTGTAGCCGGGTTTGGACAATTGCGATTTGTAACAACCGGCACGATAAAAAATATTTTTCAGGATGATAATTAATTAACCATCGCTAATAAATGGAGAAATGATGCGTTCTATAAAAGTTGAAGGACTCGATATCCCGTGGACGGCCCTCACTCTGGGCTGCATGCAGATTGCCGCCAGCAAAGAGTGGGGCGACGTGTGTTCGGAACAAGATGCCGACCGGGTGGTGAAGACCGCTCTGGAATGCGGAATCCTGGCGTTTGATACCGCCGAGGCTTATGGCGACGGGGAATCTGAACGTCGTCTCGGTAGAGCCTTGGATTCACGAAAAAATGATGTCCTCATAATTTCAAAAATTACCCCCGATGCTGAAATGACACTTGAGTCCTGGCAGTCGCGTCTTGAAGGTACATTGAAAAATCTTGGTCGGGATTATGTCGATGCATATCTGGTTCACTGGCCGGGAATGTATTTAGACTCCTTTGCGAATACCCGGAAGATGTGTGACATCATGGCTGCGCTCAAAGAGAGCGGCAAGGCTCGTACTGTAGGCATTTCAAATTTCAAGGCGAAAGACATTGACCTGATGTCAGATAACGCCTCGTTGTTCACCGTCAATCAAGTTCCTTATAACCTGCTTGAACGCAAGTATGAAGGAGAGCATTTAAGAAAATGTGAGAATGCCGGTATTGGTTTCATGGCGTGTTCGCCCAGTGCCCGTGGTCTCTTGGCTGGTAGATTGGATGAAGAGGCATTACAGACACCCATCCGCAAGGAATATCACCTGTACAGACAGTATTCTTTAGATAATTCGCAAAGTCTGCGCCAAACGGTTCAGGAAATTGCTAAAGAGATAAAGACAGCCCCCATTAACGTGGCACTCGCCTGGGTGATACAGCAAATGAACATCACCACCACTGTGGTAGGCGCACGTAAAGTGGATCAGGTGAAGGAGTTTTGTGCTGCAGGAGATATTGTGCTTACTTCGGATCAGCTGGACCGCCTTAATGAGGAGAGCGATCTATTTCATGGATGAAGAAATGCAGGTATAGGATGATAACAGGAAATATCCGCTTTAATGGTTGGTTGCTGGAGAACTATGAAACCTGAAAGCATTATTTCTCTTGGCAGATCTAAAACCTTCTCGTAGTCGTTTTTTTCCGTACATCTCTACAGCAGTTTTTAAGTTTTCTACCATTAATTGCTTTTCAAAATCATTTGTATATTGTTTAGGTTTCCTATCCCTTTGAGTAAGAGTTGTTTGATCCATAGAGGTGGTCATATTAGTATTCCTTAATAGATAAAAATATATAAATTTATTTCTGTTCAATACCGAAGAAAGTAGCCATTAATTTGGCAGTCGGGCTCATACTTTTTTCCCTGGTTGAGCAATTTTTTGATGGGTATTTCTGAACCTTTAAAGGCTTTTGATTTCGAGTTTTGTTTTCTAATCCTTTAAATGGTAGTCACGCAAATTAAAAACAGGTAAAATAAAAATATATTCACAGATTAAAATTTTTAGTTCGGAGTACAGTAGTGAGCGCTATAAAAACAACAATATTATTAGGTGGATTAACGTTAATTCTTGTTTTTGGAGGAATGGCTCTTGGTGGGCAAGAAGGTATGATTCTGGCTTTTGTAATTGCCGTTGCCATGAACTTTGGCGCATACTTTTATAGCGATAAGATGGTTCTCTCCATGTACAAGGCTGAGGAGATCGGTGAATACGATTCTCCAGAGATCTTTAATATAGTAAGAGAACTTTCTCATCGGGCTGAAATTCCCGTTCCAAAAATATATAGGATACCTTCTGACCAGCCTAATGCTTTTGCGACAGGGAGGAATCCGGAAAATGCGGCGGTTGCTGTTACCGATGGAATCGTCAAAATTCTCGATCATGAAGAGTTGGCAGGTGTGCTGGCGCACGAGCTCGGGCATGTTAAAAACAGAGATATTTTGATCGGAACCATTGCGGCAACCTTAGCCGGTGCCATCAGCATGCTGGCTAATATGGCCCAATGGAGCATGTTGTTTGGTGGAGGAAGAAATGATGAAAGAGGAGGCCACCCGGCTCTAATGATCATCATGATGATTTTAGCGCCTATTGCAGCAATGCTGGTTCAGATGGCAGTTTCAAGGACCCGGGAGTATAAAGCCGACCAGACTGCGGCTGAGCTGATAGGAACTCCCGCTCCGTTAGCCACTGCTTTATCTAAACTGGATCAATTTTCCAAAAAGATTCCTATGGAAGCGGAACCTGCGACAGCGCATATGTTTATAGTCAGCCCTTTGACCGGTAAAGATTTAGCCAGTTTGTTCAGCACCCACCCACCTATTGAAAAACGTATTTCAGCTTTAATGGAACTTTCAGTGGAGCCTGTGGCAAGTCTCTCATCCTCGGACAGAGGTGGGCCATCATCTCGTTCGAACTATGAATGGTGATTGGTGAAGTGAAACTTCTCAATTCTTAAAAACTAATACGCTGATTGACGTTTTTCGAATTTGTAAGAGTGCAGAACTTTTTTTGCTTCCCGGGCCAGGGCCTTGAGTCCAGCCAAGTCGATTTCTTGCAAACTTCCAGAAACACTTTCACTGCTTTCCTTTAAAGCCAGTACTTTTTTCTGCTTGGCCAGATAGAGCAATCCCTGGTGACGGATTGAACTTTTCCCTTTATCTAAAGTTCGGCGGAAAATGAAGATCACATCTTCATTGTATTTGCTGGATATTTGGCTGAGGCTGTCTCTATTCACTGGACCGGTTAAAGGTTCTCCTGGTTTTGCGGGGGCGATTCTGGCCGGGTCGAGTTTTAAAAGT is a window encoding:
- the htpX gene encoding zinc metalloprotease HtpX; translated protein: MSAIKTTILLGGLTLILVFGGMALGGQEGMILAFVIAVAMNFGAYFYSDKMVLSMYKAEEIGEYDSPEIFNIVRELSHRAEIPVPKIYRIPSDQPNAFATGRNPENAAVAVTDGIVKILDHEELAGVLAHELGHVKNRDILIGTIAATLAGAISMLANMAQWSMLFGGGRNDERGGHPALMIIMMILAPIAAMLVQMAVSRTREYKADQTAAELIGTPAPLATALSKLDQFSKKIPMEAEPATAHMFIVSPLTGKDLASLFSTHPPIEKRISALMELSVEPVASLSSSDRGGPSSRSNYEW
- a CDS encoding response regulator transcription factor → MWREYGSSFLEENRSSSHFRTHPGQIEGLPFLSYIVEAGHSYLKFGFSSDWIEAVKLLELGITYDAAELLNLSRRTVNTHRNNILKKMNWRNNAGMTFYAIKKNLVHDHPPSIRNFIHFITLI
- a CDS encoding cyclic nucleotide-binding domain-containing protein — its product is MRSIRVKKGDVVFAEGSISDAFYIILDGHFEISKLDSLGNKRLIGTLRPNEFFGEMGLITGESRTATVKALSHGELLIFSHDEFNDLLNKKPKFLRPILRVMAKRLSDSLPQAK
- a CDS encoding aldo/keto reductase, translated to MRSIKVEGLDIPWTALTLGCMQIAASKEWGDVCSEQDADRVVKTALECGILAFDTAEAYGDGESERRLGRALDSRKNDVLIISKITPDAEMTLESWQSRLEGTLKNLGRDYVDAYLVHWPGMYLDSFANTRKMCDIMAALKESGKARTVGISNFKAKDIDLMSDNASLFTVNQVPYNLLERKYEGEHLRKCENAGIGFMACSPSARGLLAGRLDEEALQTPIRKEYHLYRQYSLDNSQSLRQTVQEIAKEIKTAPINVALAWVIQQMNITTTVVGARKVDQVKEFCAAGDIVLTSDQLDRLNEESDLFHG